A genomic stretch from Sphingobacterium sp. ML3W includes:
- a CDS encoding helix-turn-helix transcriptional regulator, with amino-acid sequence MENTFRFHSLSEFHSFCGLPKPEHPLISLVDYSQVHYPINDTKLNWIQHFYSIGLKRNVNAKFNYGQQQYDFDSGVLTFVSPLQFLKVEINQEIRTEPSGWILLVHPDFLWNSELAKHIHTYDFFQYEVNEALFLSDKEEATIVDILQNIEKEYQSNIDKFSRELILKQIERLLIYAERFYERQFITRKKSTQELVTRFEQLLSAQFERDKLREHGVPTVSFLAQQLNLSPNYLGSVLRVYTQQNTQQHIQHKMIEYAKVRLSTSSLSISEIAYELGFEHPQSFSKVFKKTTQQSPVEFRQLFH; translated from the coding sequence ATGGAGAATACATTTCGCTTTCATTCCCTTTCGGAGTTCCATAGCTTTTGCGGACTGCCCAAGCCAGAACATCCATTAATCAGTCTGGTAGATTATAGTCAGGTCCACTACCCGATCAATGACACTAAATTAAATTGGATCCAGCACTTTTATTCGATCGGATTAAAGCGAAATGTAAACGCCAAATTTAATTATGGACAACAGCAATATGATTTTGATTCGGGGGTACTGACCTTTGTCTCGCCCCTACAATTTCTAAAAGTTGAGATCAATCAAGAGATCCGTACCGAGCCTAGTGGCTGGATTCTCCTGGTACATCCTGATTTTTTGTGGAATAGCGAATTGGCAAAGCATATCCATACATACGATTTCTTTCAATATGAAGTCAACGAAGCCCTTTTTCTTTCGGATAAGGAAGAAGCTACTATCGTGGATATTCTTCAGAATATCGAAAAAGAGTATCAGTCTAATATCGACAAATTCAGCCGCGAACTGATTCTCAAGCAGATCGAACGGCTGCTGATCTATGCCGAGCGGTTTTACGAGCGTCAGTTTATCACACGAAAAAAATCAACCCAAGAACTTGTCACACGATTTGAGCAACTCCTATCAGCGCAGTTTGAGCGGGACAAATTGCGGGAGCACGGTGTTCCAACGGTCAGTTTTCTGGCGCAGCAGCTCAATTTATCCCCCAATTATCTAGGCAGCGTCCTCCGAGTCTACACGCAACAAAATACGCAGCAGCATATCCAACACAAAATGATTGAATATGCCAAAGTTCGTCTGAGCACCAGCTCCTTGTCAATCAGCGAAATCGCTTACGAACTTGGATTTGAGCATCCACAATCTTTCAGCAAGGTATTTAAGAAAACTACGCAACAGAGTCCTGTTGAATTTAGGCAGCTGTTTCATTAA
- a CDS encoding SDR family NAD(P)-dependent oxidoreductase — MKSQKVWFVTGASKGLGLTLVKELLAQDYLVVATSRTKQALEDEIGDHENFLPLEVDITNDADVNRAVLSAIDYFGRIDVLVNNAGYGQTGALEELSDLETRRNYDVNVFGSLNFIRHITPYFRRQQSGHIFNIASIGGLVGNFPAFGVYCSTKFAVAGFTEALAVEMQPFGVHTTLVYPGYFRTEFLSENSIHTAANPIADYISARETEAAHLQQIHGNQANDPQRAAMLLIELSTMSNPPFHFLMGEDAYELAKNKINALTAEIEKWKSYTVSTGFEQSV; from the coding sequence ATGAAATCACAAAAAGTATGGTTTGTCACTGGTGCCTCTAAAGGGCTTGGGTTAACCTTAGTAAAAGAACTTCTCGCCCAGGATTATCTTGTTGTGGCGACTTCACGAACAAAACAAGCGCTAGAAGATGAAATTGGCGATCATGAAAATTTTCTGCCCCTTGAAGTAGACATCACCAATGATGCAGATGTCAACCGGGCAGTGCTTTCCGCCATTGACTATTTCGGCAGGATCGATGTCCTCGTTAACAATGCTGGATATGGGCAAACAGGTGCCCTAGAGGAACTCAGTGATCTAGAAACACGGCGCAACTATGATGTTAATGTCTTTGGCTCGCTCAATTTCATCCGGCATATTACACCTTATTTCCGTCGCCAACAATCCGGACATATTTTCAATATTGCATCCATCGGCGGCCTGGTGGGTAATTTTCCGGCATTCGGCGTATACTGCTCCACTAAATTTGCCGTTGCTGGTTTTACAGAAGCCCTCGCGGTCGAAATGCAGCCTTTTGGCGTCCATACAACACTCGTTTATCCAGGCTATTTCAGGACCGAATTTCTATCTGAAAATTCCATCCACACCGCAGCGAATCCAATAGCAGACTATATCTCGGCAAGGGAAACCGAAGCCGCACATCTACAACAGATTCACGGCAATCAAGCTAATGATCCACAAAGAGCAGCCATGTTATTGATCGAATTGAGTACAATGTCCAATCCACCATTCCATTTTCTGATGGGTGAAGATGCTTATGAACTCGCTAAAAATAAAATCAATGCTTTGACTGCCGAGATTGAAAAATGGAAAAGCTATACGGTATCCACGGGTTTTGAGCAGTCCGTTTAA
- a CDS encoding TonB-dependent receptor: MQKTLLISMALGLSYPTWANVERNYVKLNRETQAIAVQSTVKGVVKDKSGAAMPGVTITNLSSQKTTSTDASGMFTIEAAIGQKLKLTRVGYNEQVLIVNTAQLQIVMESKDTELEEVVVVGYGTQKKANLTGAVDQVGSEVFEGRVLANASQMLQGVVPNLNIIPADGKPNRAPSFNIRGTTSIGQGGSALILIDGVEGDPASLNPNDIENVSVLKDASSAAIYGARGTFGVVLITTKRAKSGKSSINYSGSGSFQKPIARPKFVTDGYEYASHFFTAYNAWNNYSSIPSKLNKTQIFTMDWLNEFKRRKEQGITDEITVDDKGNYVYYGNEDYYDVLIKDNTFVQDHNLSVSGNTEKLDYYISGRAYDYNGMYRFNSDKYKTYNTRAKAGLQVNDWLRIANNIDYNYAKYRDPTTGGEGGNIWRNIADEGHPSSPIFNPDGSLSFSAAYSVGDFIYGKNRTESENRDLRNTTSFETKFLNNTLRIKGDLTFRNRDFNSTRVRVPVPYSTQEGKMLKLETDMNNNIYQVDQNWKYLFGNLYGEYEKTIGDHYVKGLLGYNYEQRVYNSSYITKTGLLTENVDNINLALGQNTTATAGYNKYRNVGVFMRANYIFKDRYLFEFNGRYDGSSKFPTNQQWAFFPSASAGWRISEEPFFTVDKKIISDLKFRASYGSLGNGNVDPYTYMDLYEIKIMDRLLNGQKPSYTMVPKVIPDNLTWETARTANFGLDFSSLNGKLTFTGDLYQRKTLNMYTFSVELPDIFGAQSPKGNYADMTTKGYELSIAYKDRFDWNNSPFNWSVKATLADYRSTIDRYENKAGLLQTDRYQTDRYYEGQRLGEIWGYVTQGLFQNQAEIDAAPTQKVIKSSNSGIIYPGDVRFADLNGDGVIDYGTNTINSHGDKTIIGNYEPRYIYSFNINMDWKNVYFSTFFQGVGKQNWYPSNESIFWGQYNRPYNNLPEWHLNNYWTEDNPNGYFPRYAGYNESIKATPQTRYLQNIAYIRMKNIQIGYNFPKSVTSKLKISSLRAGLSGENLWTWSPLYKKTKDLDVGNLMKSDPDISDSNSGDGFNYPVMKSISFNLSIGL, from the coding sequence ATGCAGAAAACATTACTAATCAGTATGGCATTGGGTCTCTCTTATCCCACATGGGCTAATGTAGAGCGTAATTATGTCAAATTGAACAGAGAGACGCAAGCTATTGCAGTCCAGTCTACCGTGAAAGGTGTGGTAAAAGACAAAAGCGGTGCAGCTATGCCCGGTGTTACCATCACCAATTTATCCAGTCAGAAAACGACATCTACTGATGCATCGGGAATGTTTACCATCGAAGCTGCCATCGGCCAAAAGCTTAAATTAACCCGGGTGGGGTACAATGAGCAGGTCCTGATTGTCAATACAGCTCAATTACAAATTGTAATGGAGTCCAAAGATACCGAGTTGGAGGAAGTTGTCGTTGTAGGTTACGGGACGCAGAAGAAAGCCAACTTGACGGGAGCAGTAGATCAGGTCGGTTCGGAAGTATTCGAAGGCCGCGTTCTTGCTAATGCCAGTCAGATGCTACAAGGTGTTGTTCCCAACCTAAATATCATCCCGGCTGATGGTAAACCCAACCGGGCACCGAGTTTCAATATCCGCGGTACCACGTCAATCGGCCAGGGCGGAAGTGCCCTGATTTTGATCGATGGAGTAGAGGGGGATCCAGCTTCACTCAACCCCAACGATATCGAGAATGTCTCTGTACTAAAAGATGCTTCTTCAGCTGCAATCTATGGCGCAAGGGGGACTTTCGGTGTGGTATTGATTACAACTAAAAGAGCGAAGTCGGGAAAATCATCCATTAACTATTCCGGAAGCGGATCCTTTCAGAAACCAATTGCTAGACCCAAATTCGTAACGGATGGCTACGAGTATGCATCGCATTTCTTTACGGCCTATAATGCCTGGAATAATTATTCCTCTATCCCAAGCAAGCTGAATAAAACACAGATCTTTACAATGGATTGGCTCAACGAGTTCAAACGTCGCAAAGAACAGGGAATCACAGATGAAATTACAGTAGATGATAAAGGAAATTACGTTTACTACGGTAATGAAGACTATTATGATGTCTTGATCAAGGATAACACCTTTGTACAGGATCATAACCTTTCTGTAAGTGGCAATACCGAAAAGCTGGATTACTACATCTCTGGACGTGCCTATGACTATAATGGGATGTACCGTTTTAATAGTGATAAATACAAGACTTACAATACCAGGGCAAAAGCAGGCTTACAGGTAAATGACTGGTTGCGTATCGCCAATAACATTGACTATAACTATGCGAAATACCGCGACCCAACGACGGGTGGTGAGGGGGGGAATATCTGGCGTAATATTGCGGATGAAGGGCATCCATCTTCGCCGATATTCAATCCTGATGGTTCGCTTAGCTTCTCGGCAGCCTATTCTGTAGGGGATTTTATCTATGGAAAAAATAGAACCGAAAGTGAAAACAGGGATCTCCGCAATACCACTTCTTTTGAGACCAAATTTCTTAATAATACCCTTCGGATAAAAGGAGATCTGACTTTTAGAAATCGTGATTTTAATTCGACTCGTGTACGTGTGCCAGTCCCTTATAGTACTCAGGAAGGTAAGATGCTCAAGCTGGAAACAGATATGAACAACAATATTTACCAGGTAGATCAAAACTGGAAATATCTATTTGGAAACCTTTACGGCGAATACGAAAAGACAATAGGTGACCATTACGTTAAAGGTTTGCTGGGGTATAATTACGAGCAACGTGTCTATAACTCTTCCTATATCACGAAAACAGGCTTATTGACCGAAAATGTGGATAATATCAATCTGGCTCTTGGGCAAAATACAACCGCTACCGCTGGTTATAATAAGTATCGCAATGTTGGTGTATTTATGCGTGCCAATTATATTTTCAAAGATCGTTATTTATTTGAATTCAATGGGCGTTACGATGGTTCTTCCAAATTTCCAACCAACCAGCAATGGGCATTTTTCCCTTCTGCTTCTGCGGGCTGGCGCATTTCTGAGGAACCCTTCTTTACGGTAGACAAAAAGATTATTTCTGACCTGAAATTCCGCGCTTCTTACGGTTCACTGGGGAACGGTAATGTAGACCCTTATACCTACATGGATCTCTACGAAATCAAGATCATGGATCGCTTGTTGAATGGACAGAAACCTTCCTATACTATGGTACCCAAGGTTATTCCCGACAATCTGACCTGGGAGACGGCCCGTACAGCTAATTTTGGATTGGATTTTTCCTCCTTGAATGGCAAACTAACTTTTACGGGGGATCTTTACCAACGTAAAACATTGAACATGTATACCTTCAGCGTGGAATTGCCGGATATATTCGGTGCGCAATCGCCAAAAGGTAATTATGCGGATATGACAACGAAAGGCTATGAATTGAGCATTGCCTATAAAGACCGTTTTGATTGGAACAACAGCCCATTTAATTGGTCAGTAAAAGCAACTTTAGCAGACTATCGATCGACTATAGACCGCTATGAAAATAAAGCCGGTCTGTTACAGACTGATCGTTACCAAACTGACCGATATTATGAAGGACAACGACTCGGCGAGATATGGGGTTATGTTACCCAGGGACTTTTCCAAAATCAGGCGGAAATAGATGCGGCTCCGACACAAAAGGTCATCAAATCGTCCAATTCTGGTATTATCTATCCGGGCGATGTACGCTTTGCTGATCTCAATGGCGATGGGGTAATTGATTACGGAACAAATACAATCAATAGTCACGGTGATAAGACCATTATCGGTAACTACGAACCTCGTTATATCTATAGCTTCAATATCAATATGGACTGGAAAAATGTCTATTTCTCTACCTTCTTTCAAGGGGTTGGAAAACAGAATTGGTACCCAAGTAATGAGTCTATCTTTTGGGGGCAGTACAATAGACCGTATAACAATTTGCCCGAATGGCACCTCAATAATTATTGGACAGAAGACAATCCTAATGGCTATTTTCCGCGATATGCTGGTTATAACGAGTCGATTAAAGCAACACCCCAGACAAGGTACCTGCAGAATATCGCCTATATCCGGATGAAAAACATTCAGATTGGCTATAATTTCCCAAAATCTGTAACCTCTAAGCTCAAGATCAGCAGTCTGCGGGCCGGATTGTCTGGCGAGAATTTATGGACTTGGTCGCCTTTGTACAAAAAAACAAAAGATCTGGATGTGGGCAATCTCATGAAGTCTGACCCGGATATAAGTGATTCCAATAGTGGTGACGGATTTAACTATCCTGTGATGAAGAGCATTAGTTTTAATTTATCCATTGGATTATAA
- a CDS encoding RagB/SusD family nutrient uptake outer membrane protein, with the protein MKRILFIPIIALLFSSCELNELPKASATEEDIFGTENGLKNYSNSFYRDITSRSDAFKGDAMADYAAVNSLNDFMVKGAYSAEISTGWSWTALRNINQMIVKCTSPQLSDAVKNNYIGIARFFRAWFYYDKVVRFGDVPWVDHPLTVDETDILHAPRDSRELVMKRIMEDLDFAYANITGDGGDGTLINKWTALGLKTRVALFEGTFRKYHKLNLATTPADFFKMAADAGKILMETGPYSLYVANDPKMSQRQLFVSNQPVKQEVMFGLAFSKDQALMNDANWWWTSATYGPRLSLVRAFINSILNVDGTPYTDRPNYQTEEFYEECQNRDYRLAQLIRTPGYKRGGEAAPPNFASYTYTGYQPIKYTLDDPYYDNGAYNINAVPLMRYAEILLNYAEAKQELGQLNLTDWTKTIGALRARAGITTGNNSLPTKVDNYLKNTFFPDINDPVLLEIRRERQVELALEGFRFNDLKRWKLGSLMANLAWTGIYVPTLEKLMDLDHDGKPDVIFYDGSKSASSITAPSGVAKVAIGGGSKNFQTMTTDNHLEWYKAVPRSWEDKQYLYPLPATAIVKNSNLVQNPGWTK; encoded by the coding sequence ATGAAAAGAATCTTATTTATACCTATAATAGCACTTTTATTCAGTTCATGTGAATTGAACGAGCTACCTAAAGCATCGGCAACTGAAGAGGATATCTTCGGAACGGAGAATGGACTGAAAAATTACAGTAACTCTTTTTACCGCGATATCACTTCCAGAAGTGATGCCTTTAAAGGGGATGCCATGGCGGATTATGCTGCAGTAAACAGCTTGAATGATTTTATGGTGAAAGGTGCTTATTCTGCCGAAATCAGTACGGGCTGGAGCTGGACAGCCTTACGGAATATCAATCAGATGATCGTCAAATGTACAAGTCCCCAATTGAGCGATGCTGTCAAAAACAATTATATCGGTATCGCCCGCTTCTTTAGGGCCTGGTTCTATTACGATAAGGTGGTCCGCTTTGGTGATGTGCCTTGGGTAGATCATCCATTGACCGTTGATGAGACAGATATCCTCCATGCGCCAAGGGATTCACGCGAACTGGTGATGAAGCGTATTATGGAAGACCTGGATTTTGCCTATGCAAATATTACTGGAGACGGTGGGGACGGTACCTTAATTAATAAATGGACTGCATTGGGTTTAAAGACACGTGTGGCACTGTTTGAAGGTACGTTTAGAAAATACCACAAATTAAACTTGGCGACAACACCGGCAGATTTTTTTAAGATGGCCGCTGATGCCGGAAAGATCTTAATGGAAACGGGGCCGTATAGTCTATATGTGGCCAATGATCCCAAGATGTCACAGCGTCAATTATTTGTGAGCAACCAACCTGTGAAACAGGAAGTCATGTTTGGACTTGCTTTCAGCAAAGATCAGGCATTGATGAACGACGCCAACTGGTGGTGGACCTCAGCGACCTATGGACCTAGACTAAGTTTGGTCCGAGCGTTTATAAACAGTATTCTAAATGTTGATGGAACACCTTACACGGACCGTCCAAATTATCAGACGGAGGAATTCTATGAGGAATGTCAAAACCGTGACTACCGATTGGCACAATTGATCCGTACACCAGGGTATAAACGCGGGGGGGAGGCTGCTCCACCAAATTTTGCGAGTTATACCTATACAGGTTATCAACCGATTAAATACACCTTGGACGATCCTTACTATGACAATGGTGCCTATAATATCAATGCAGTACCTTTGATGCGTTATGCTGAAATTTTACTGAACTATGCTGAGGCAAAGCAGGAGCTTGGACAGTTGAATTTAACGGATTGGACTAAAACTATTGGCGCCTTGCGTGCAAGAGCAGGAATCACTACAGGAAATAATAGCTTGCCAACCAAGGTGGACAACTATTTGAAAAATACATTTTTTCCTGATATAAATGATCCCGTATTATTGGAAATCCGCCGTGAAAGGCAGGTTGAGCTAGCTCTGGAGGGCTTCCGTTTCAATGACTTGAAAAGATGGAAACTGGGATCCTTGATGGCCAACCTTGCTTGGACAGGGATCTATGTGCCAACATTGGAAAAACTGATGGACTTGGATCACGATGGCAAGCCGGATGTGATTTTCTATGATGGTAGTAAATCGGCTTCGTCCATTACGGCACCAAGTGGAGTGGCTAAAGTAGCGATTGGCGGAGGTAGCAAAAATTTCCAGACGATGACAACGGATAATCACCTCGAATGGTATAAGGCTGTTCCGAGAAGCTGGGAAGATAAACAATACCTCTATCCACTGCCGGCTACGGCGATTGTCAAAAATTCCAACCTCGTACAGAATCCCGGATGGACAAAATAG
- a CDS encoding alpha-L-fucosidase — protein sequence MSKISQTLLYGLCYLLLSNIVYAQSNFSKKVLEQSQLDFVNLGFGMFIHYGMPTFMEQDWSDPNAPLELFKSPKLNAGQWAKAAKSANMTYGCLTTKHHSGFPIWNTKTTDYNVMNTPLHRDVVKEFTEAFRKNGLRVMLYYSILDIHQGIRPHTITKTHIQLIKDQLTELLTQYGEIDALVIDGWDAPWSRISYDDVPFDDIYYLVKSLQPKCLLMDLNSAKYPGDALFYTDIKSYEQGAGQFISKEHNKLPAMACLPLQQSWFWKTSFPTTPVKDVKELVEKFVIPYNDAYCNFMLNVAPNSDGLMDQNALEALKTIGALYKKTPNYKALPSYQAPIVDHNIARQLPSNSSWGEDMSIMDFANDDNFGSAWVSNPSTKGEIWYELDFERSKNFNSVVITEGKDNPSAYSLSYLKDGKWTPLAASPIIQGRIKIFRFEEVLGQKLRLSIRPEKERVVLNEVGVYQERR from the coding sequence ATGTCCAAAATTTCACAGACCTTACTTTACGGCTTATGTTACCTGTTGCTGAGCAATATCGTATATGCACAGTCAAATTTCTCAAAGAAAGTACTTGAACAGAGCCAGCTTGATTTTGTCAATCTGGGGTTCGGAATGTTTATTCATTATGGCATGCCCACCTTTATGGAGCAGGATTGGTCCGATCCAAATGCACCACTTGAGCTTTTCAAATCCCCAAAGCTCAATGCCGGCCAATGGGCCAAGGCAGCCAAGTCGGCCAACATGACCTATGGTTGTCTAACGACAAAACATCACAGCGGTTTTCCGATCTGGAACACAAAAACCACCGATTACAATGTGATGAACACTCCATTGCACCGCGATGTAGTCAAGGAATTTACAGAAGCCTTCCGTAAAAATGGTCTGCGTGTCATGCTCTATTATTCCATCCTGGACATACATCAGGGGATACGTCCACATACCATCACCAAAACCCACATCCAGTTGATCAAAGATCAGCTGACCGAATTGTTGACGCAATATGGTGAGATAGATGCTTTGGTAATCGACGGCTGGGATGCCCCTTGGTCACGTATCTCGTATGATGACGTCCCTTTTGACGACATCTATTATCTGGTCAAGTCCCTACAGCCCAAGTGCCTATTGATGGATCTCAATTCGGCAAAATATCCTGGGGATGCGCTATTTTACACAGATATCAAATCTTACGAACAGGGGGCGGGACAGTTTATCTCCAAAGAACATAATAAGTTGCCGGCAATGGCCTGTTTGCCGCTACAACAAAGCTGGTTCTGGAAAACATCCTTTCCTACGACGCCGGTAAAAGATGTGAAGGAACTCGTAGAGAAATTCGTCATTCCCTACAACGATGCCTATTGCAACTTTATGCTCAATGTCGCACCCAACAGCGACGGTCTGATGGATCAAAACGCTTTGGAAGCGCTAAAAACCATCGGAGCACTATACAAGAAAACACCCAACTACAAAGCTTTACCAAGTTACCAGGCTCCGATTGTGGATCATAACATCGCTAGGCAGCTTCCTTCCAATAGCAGTTGGGGTGAAGATATGAGTATTATGGATTTCGCTAATGATGACAATTTCGGCAGCGCATGGGTATCCAATCCCTCTACCAAAGGGGAGATCTGGTATGAACTAGATTTTGAACGCAGCAAAAACTTCAACAGCGTTGTCATTACCGAAGGCAAGGACAATCCCTCCGCCTATAGTCTGAGTTATTTGAAAGATGGAAAATGGACTCCCCTTGCGGCGAGTCCGATTATACAGGGGCGTATCAAGATCTTTCGCTTTGAAGAAGTATTGGGGCAAAAATTACGCTTGAGTATCCGGCCCGAAAAAGAGCGTGTAGTCCTGAATGAGGTAGGTGTTTATCAGGAAAGGCGGTAA
- a CDS encoding HAMP domain-containing sensor histidine kinase, whose amino-acid sequence MNSADRNIYPWAFGTSFLILTVLIGFLIFKTYQLEDKNYQIGQLNLVQNAYGTAIMDDKIFPGGDAVFQTELVPYLNTWFKKVTDKSPDAVQYGETRMELFLKTMRTKQSLDSIFKQIVQQQQLDPTLIYMFHFDKLELYNVKDSTWKTFYESSSDNRAGAISGSLRKTSLNNRVFQLAVSDKEPIPYRFTYSLYVDYENRNWRIIQQMAPVFLLSLACIAVIVLLSFRTYKNWVNQRKLADLKTSFLNHMRHEFNTPLTTILVSAHSLIDRDASLDNKEVIQLGRIVERQAKRLRDYFEQVMGSVALQEQQAKIIQAPVDLLTTEILDELCLRYQGEIEIEYVPLEPGISLQLDESYYFSILDNMVSNAIKFNDQVHKTIRLTWEKRADVYCLKIEDNGSGIAPSDRDALFTAFYRGQSSVGKPGLGLGLYYVKSCLDRLGWTIRIENSLSGGTIFYIYMDNGSFNSKKQD is encoded by the coding sequence ATGAACAGCGCCGATAGAAATATATACCCTTGGGCATTTGGTACCAGCTTCCTAATCCTGACTGTACTAATCGGCTTTCTGATATTTAAGACCTATCAGCTCGAAGACAAGAACTATCAGATCGGACAGCTCAATTTGGTCCAGAATGCCTATGGTACAGCCATTATGGATGACAAGATCTTTCCGGGAGGAGATGCCGTATTTCAAACGGAACTGGTGCCTTACCTGAACACCTGGTTTAAGAAAGTGACAGATAAGTCGCCCGATGCAGTACAGTATGGTGAGACCCGAATGGAATTATTTCTTAAAACTATGCGTACGAAACAGTCCTTGGACAGTATCTTTAAGCAAATCGTACAGCAACAACAGCTCGATCCTACACTCATTTACATGTTCCATTTCGATAAGTTGGAACTTTACAACGTAAAAGACAGCACATGGAAGACCTTTTATGAAAGCTCCAGCGACAATCGAGCGGGCGCTATCAGTGGCTCGCTCAGGAAGACCTCGCTCAACAATAGGGTATTCCAGCTGGCGGTCAGTGATAAGGAGCCCATACCTTATCGCTTTACCTATAGTCTCTATGTGGATTATGAAAACCGGAACTGGCGGATTATTCAGCAAATGGCACCCGTATTTTTGCTTTCCTTGGCCTGTATTGCTGTTATCGTACTGCTGAGTTTTCGAACATACAAAAACTGGGTCAACCAACGTAAGCTGGCCGATCTGAAAACGAGTTTCTTAAACCACATGCGGCATGAATTTAATACTCCTTTGACAACAATCCTGGTCAGTGCACATAGCTTGATCGACAGGGACGCTAGTCTGGATAATAAAGAAGTGATACAATTGGGACGGATTGTGGAACGACAGGCTAAAAGGCTCCGCGATTATTTTGAGCAGGTAATGGGATCTGTTGCATTACAAGAACAGCAGGCTAAAATCATACAGGCCCCTGTCGACTTATTGACAACGGAGATCCTGGATGAATTGTGTCTTCGTTATCAAGGGGAGATTGAAATTGAATATGTGCCACTGGAGCCTGGGATTTCACTACAGCTGGATGAATCCTACTATTTTTCTATTTTGGATAATATGGTCTCCAATGCCATCAAATTTAACGATCAGGTCCACAAGACTATTCGATTGACTTGGGAGAAGCGGGCAGATGTATATTGTCTTAAAATCGAGGACAATGGAAGTGGGATTGCCCCGTCGGACCGGGACGCGCTGTTTACAGCATTCTATCGTGGACAGTCTTCGGTTGGCAAGCCAGGGCTTGGATTGGGATTATACTATGTGAAATCTTGTTTGGATCGGTTGGGATGGACAATTCGCATCGAAAACAGCCTAAGTGGCGGTACTATTTTTTATATTTACATGGACAATGGGTCTTTCAATAGCAAAAAACAGGATTGA
- a CDS encoding response regulator transcription factor — protein sequence MGLSIAKNRIDILLIEDEPDLGEVFSRYLRYKGFTVIWECTAKGGLETLREYIAKLVIIDVQLPDGNGFDLAQEILRLRAGQPIFFLTALHERTSRLKGLSLGAVDYIAKPFDMDEILLKIRNLLAVASAPEIAPERRLQIGQLSLDMERHSLTDRQGKAQKLTVREAELLRHLILNKNLLVNKKDLLLLFWGNTDFFNGKSLEVFISRIRKLLQLDNKLHIESIYGAGYILHENN from the coding sequence ATGGGTCTTTCAATAGCAAAAAACAGGATTGATATTCTTTTGATCGAAGATGAACCTGATCTGGGGGAGGTTTTCTCGCGCTATCTCCGGTACAAGGGATTTACGGTGATATGGGAATGTACTGCCAAAGGAGGGTTGGAAACCCTTCGGGAATACATCGCCAAATTGGTGATTATCGATGTGCAATTACCGGATGGAAATGGTTTCGATCTGGCCCAGGAGATCTTGCGGCTTAGAGCCGGGCAGCCGATTTTCTTTTTGACGGCCCTGCATGAGCGTACATCGCGTCTAAAGGGACTCTCGTTGGGTGCAGTTGATTATATCGCCAAACCCTTTGACATGGATGAAATATTGCTCAAGATCCGCAATTTATTGGCTGTGGCCTCGGCTCCCGAAATAGCGCCCGAACGTAGGCTACAGATCGGTCAGCTGTCGCTGGATATGGAGCGCCATAGCTTGACTGATAGGCAGGGCAAAGCGCAAAAGTTGACTGTCCGCGAAGCGGAATTATTGCGCCATCTGATTCTTAATAAAAACTTATTGGTCAATAAGAAGGATCTCTTATTGTTATTTTGGGGAAATACGGACTTCTTTAATGGTAAAAGCCTAGAGGTTTTTATCTCACGTATCCGTAAATTGCTCCAGCTCGATAATAAACTCCATATTGAAAGTATCTATGGTGCGGGTTATATTTTACACGAAAATAATTAG